A window of the Schlesneria paludicola DSM 18645 genome harbors these coding sequences:
- a CDS encoding glycosyltransferase family 4 protein, which yields MSLPPPMRPGLHLAFLTSGPNAPSSRYRVFQYIPHLRKLGFRCTVANSFPEKYDYFPWLGWRLSRQLKRMVRRYHLLQLKWSKPDVIILERELFDEPTCEFEEQLTRFAHKIVLDIDDAVFMRYPEKFDRLAQLCDGIIAGNSRLVEYFQTRNPRVALIPTCVDMDLYPQRSPSSPTDRTVIGWIGTASNLPQLSLVLPALREVSKQTPIELRIITSRRDPLDTMDTEGISIRFVPWNAHDAVQQLQHCDIGIMPLEHDDPWNHYKCGLKLIEYMAIGLPAIASPVGVNAQIVTPNVDGYLASNTAEWVDAIQKLAQSPELRARIGDAARITVMQHYSTQAQTPQLIKALLEFSQ from the coding sequence ATGAGTCTTCCGCCGCCGATGCGTCCTGGGCTGCACCTTGCCTTTCTGACATCGGGCCCCAACGCTCCCTCAAGTCGATATCGAGTGTTTCAATACATTCCGCACCTGCGGAAACTGGGATTTCGCTGCACGGTCGCCAACAGCTTCCCTGAAAAATATGACTACTTTCCCTGGCTGGGATGGCGTTTAAGCCGCCAACTGAAGCGAATGGTCCGGCGATATCATCTGCTGCAGCTCAAGTGGTCGAAACCCGATGTAATCATCCTTGAACGCGAACTCTTCGACGAACCCACCTGCGAGTTCGAAGAACAACTGACACGCTTTGCGCACAAGATTGTGCTGGACATCGACGATGCCGTCTTCATGAGGTATCCGGAAAAGTTTGATCGATTGGCTCAACTCTGCGATGGAATCATCGCGGGCAATTCGCGGCTCGTCGAATATTTTCAAACGCGAAATCCTCGCGTCGCATTGATTCCGACATGCGTCGATATGGATCTTTACCCTCAACGATCCCCCTCGTCACCGACAGATCGGACGGTGATCGGATGGATTGGAACCGCGTCCAATCTCCCTCAGCTCTCGCTCGTCCTTCCGGCCTTAAGAGAGGTCTCCAAGCAGACGCCGATCGAGCTTCGGATTATTACGTCGCGGCGAGACCCACTTGATACGATGGACACCGAAGGGATCTCGATTCGCTTCGTACCATGGAACGCACACGACGCCGTGCAGCAGTTGCAGCACTGCGATATCGGAATCATGCCGCTGGAACACGATGATCCCTGGAATCACTATAAGTGCGGCTTGAAACTGATCGAATACATGGCGATTGGCCTTCCCGCAATCGCTTCGCCTGTCGGAGTCAATGCACAGATCGTCACACCAAACGTTGACGGGTATCTGGCGTCAAATACGGCGGAGTGGGTCGACGCCATCCAGAAGCTCGCTCAATCACCTGAACTCCGTGCGAGAATTGGTGACGCAGCTCGAATAACCGTGATGCAACATTACTCGACACAGGCTCAAACGCCACAATTGATCAAGGCGTTACTCGAATTCTCGCAATGA
- a CDS encoding DUF1559 domain-containing protein, protein MPASTRVNSSQQAATYFKHRPSGFTLIELLVVIAIIAVLIALLLPAVQQAREAARRTQCKNNLKQIGLALHNYHDLTTNTFPPGYIGATLGGNGYSGWGWMTMILPQVDQTNLYNLFSQSTTNPNFSSGLLGLSTAPPTTGTIEIPLPAFRCPTDVGNPTMQANFDGAVGFGISTMSYGRSNYVGVCGTDPNWLNSTSSYSPSVIPTAYASDGLASSSSPISGFAIGAMSFYNAPASINLQTTNSVFVDAYGGTFGNGSKRGLRDMTDGSSNVIIVGERYSPSPTAALGLLDLIGDASWVGAEDSTFHGQPMVLGEATNPINYNFTGSSLRPQTTGFGSLHTGGCHFLMGDGSVRFLNQNMNVNTFRQLSRVSDGAVVGEI, encoded by the coding sequence ATGCCCGCATCCACGCGAGTCAATTCGTCCCAGCAAGCCGCAACGTATTTCAAACACAGACCTTCGGGCTTCACCCTGATTGAGCTTCTGGTCGTCATTGCGATTATCGCCGTGTTGATCGCCTTGCTGCTGCCCGCCGTCCAACAGGCGCGCGAAGCCGCTCGACGAACCCAGTGCAAGAACAACCTGAAGCAAATTGGACTGGCACTTCACAACTACCATGACCTCACAACGAACACGTTCCCACCGGGATACATTGGTGCGACGCTCGGAGGAAACGGCTATTCGGGATGGGGCTGGATGACCATGATTCTGCCGCAAGTCGACCAGACGAATCTTTACAACCTCTTCAGCCAATCAACAACCAATCCGAACTTCTCATCGGGACTGTTGGGATTGAGCACCGCCCCACCCACGACAGGCACGATCGAGATTCCTCTTCCAGCGTTTCGCTGTCCGACCGACGTTGGCAATCCCACCATGCAGGCGAATTTCGATGGCGCGGTTGGATTTGGAATTTCGACGATGTCCTACGGGCGTTCGAACTATGTCGGTGTCTGCGGGACAGATCCAAACTGGCTCAACTCAACAAGTTCATACTCTCCATCAGTGATCCCCACCGCCTATGCATCCGATGGTTTGGCGTCGTCGTCGTCTCCCATTTCCGGCTTCGCGATCGGTGCGATGAGTTTCTACAACGCACCCGCCTCAATTAATCTGCAAACCACCAATTCGGTCTTCGTCGACGCCTACGGAGGCACATTCGGAAATGGCAGCAAACGAGGTTTGCGCGATATGACCGATGGCTCGAGCAACGTGATCATCGTCGGCGAACGATACAGTCCATCGCCAACCGCCGCGTTGGGATTGCTCGATCTAATCGGCGACGCATCATGGGTCGGCGCCGAAGATTCGACGTTCCATGGCCAGCCGATGGTACTGGGAGAAGCGACGAACCCCATCAACTACAATTTCACCGGGTCATCCCTGCGACCGCAGACAACAGGGTTCGGTAGTCTGCATACCGGTGGCTGTCATTTCCTGATGGGTGACGGAAGTGTCCGTTTTCTGAATCAAAACATGAACGTCAATACGTTTCGGCAGCTTTCCCGTGTGTCCGATGGCGCTGTCGTGGGTGAGATCTAG
- a CDS encoding WD40 repeat domain-containing protein encodes MNLPHTVEQACGQCTRRCQRRMALPLVIAFLLSALASFELFADESLLPPAGGAPVLRLETNGPRSHVNALEFSPDGKRLYSVGWDKAVQIWDQNDVGKFQYNPKATLRTPIGPGIHGQLFTLATTEDGRWLATAGVGLVRELAGERESGWIQPAGNLSLESQLDYGLIYVFDTLTGTTKLLRGHRGNVWSLAFAHGRPPAAPSLVSIAEDRTDDLTKFVPTVRLWDVVTSSEITQLKAVPNLEGKAWGPLPNLDGAQPGLTAWTTGPDRNEARVALAWGDNQFRVWDTKSGQVSVIQASKSTWTVLPLDRKRERILTGGNSQLGVWQLANTPAGHLAALSSTQFQDSQIESLRGQRMDGNVSAAALIPSTNTQPARAAFVVTRFDTIPYSYRLLIATTDSPIQAIREIELPWTGIRRPSIAVSRDGRSLALAGHERAEIEVYATEDLIGGKPLNPQRLGSEALRFQDAQFVRCDDRWGLRLSQSRRGDAESPNTNPMIFDINHRDIQSPNAQWRVANVTKSGWSVVDYRTPGKVIVNRPDDSKNLELSLDDQFALTAIAFCPKPFGCPVPLLAIASQRQGESRLQLFNGATGEHVRQFTGHTEVIRSLSFSEDGRMLLSAADDRTVSVWTIVDLAERNLGKRGMIRGLSVQEIANKLVVKSTHPEIDLRREDEIVAGVQQGEVVEFGSKKEFHKFIRDRKPGETVEFTVRRDGQVKAMTCPVDQAIDEAKPLFTLFVIPSENGPEWEWIGWNPLGFFDSRGDRIDQWLGWHFNTGEPERPATFAVVGEYRDKFFNRGMLQKLIELQKLPPAQPIAPDEPKVTFFLRHPDGTPLRLDYDDVPQLETNQVEIVAEVNGVAPRRMHEIKLQVVVENNDRSNQTTINFQRDRESEDWVANLTNYPWTRGPHRLVVQLETSERTVRCIGRADYHPAAPEIDWNIDPTWKRDFKAAEITVNATVTPTGDEADVQLLLLRPGIENPLVIRSWKAQSQLQIDESVTIDPGENRLELVTWNRNAPPEDRELETTRILTFVRRSNPPTAPTIEVDDKIVALDATGQTKTLTADPDAPDTFRTASPRVRFRGNITGQASLDSAALMLAGELQTLAGFDPGQDRVVTFDQTLALKPGPNSVILKSSIGDAQSEKRLLFVYEPPAPQLVEMTESVKEIDALPPGLVRIPHVFYSRYHEPIATVSARLEGLLEHSYRLTLRINGIVLNDNLRIDRSRPDQHHLELAIPLEGGINQISIQVQNDWSRETESKQLELRFLRVPEIVSAEVPVKLIEKPLELNCLIQSVIPLRSARIVVDDTNEIPGTLSEVAGQPGNYLLQAHRTGIAHGKHLIQITATNDEGSNLVPSLHEMTVEQPIAPPRIEIVGPISSTPSPSKLFAVQYSVKSVAPTTVKTRCQGAAQGEVRTSSIDVVPIDGSTGILNIELFDGPNEIELIAHNSGGYSEKQIVTTSYVTHPASVEIVSIDGQRPRWRDGKGVLDSSATKARIKLQGKLKLNSRPDIAQNLKARVWVNGFLQTTNVIMDSEGATTGTFATELTLGRPKKNEIKVEVYGDSGQLPSLLDAPKSLTLDCDKHERHQDLYLMLLGTGDADVLRESAMKALHAQTDARRSAEETWESELFSNVHVFSALNVRPLKANTRLDHLVNRMKDNRRRSSSSGAHTILMIYFQGRIHLTGEDFKFITYDKQSPSEESVTGKDLQRTLNDTYGAHLLFLDLNQNDQSVTLQDVWPKAPQLGIVISNWMGQEQQPGETRLISALTHALPQIRLVRELASTIDDRFRSAREHFPGRIEARVDLLKEVQDVRIGVE; translated from the coding sequence ATGAACTTGCCACACACCGTCGAGCAGGCTTGCGGGCAATGCACGAGGCGCTGTCAGCGTCGCATGGCTCTGCCGCTCGTGATCGCTTTCCTGCTGAGCGCACTTGCGTCGTTCGAATTGTTCGCGGATGAATCGCTTCTGCCCCCAGCCGGTGGTGCTCCGGTCCTGCGTCTGGAAACGAATGGGCCTCGAAGTCACGTCAACGCGCTCGAATTCTCTCCCGATGGCAAACGGCTCTATTCAGTTGGCTGGGACAAGGCCGTTCAAATCTGGGACCAGAACGACGTCGGAAAATTTCAATATAACCCCAAGGCCACTCTGCGGACTCCCATCGGGCCCGGGATTCATGGGCAGTTGTTTACACTCGCCACGACCGAGGATGGCCGGTGGCTGGCAACCGCAGGAGTGGGGCTGGTGCGAGAACTTGCCGGCGAACGGGAATCTGGATGGATTCAACCTGCGGGCAATCTGAGCCTCGAATCACAATTGGACTACGGCCTGATCTATGTCTTCGACACTCTGACGGGAACGACAAAACTGTTGCGAGGGCACCGTGGGAATGTATGGTCGCTGGCATTCGCCCATGGCCGTCCGCCAGCGGCACCAAGCCTGGTCTCCATCGCAGAGGATCGCACGGATGACCTGACCAAGTTCGTGCCCACGGTGCGACTCTGGGATGTCGTGACCTCGTCCGAAATCACCCAACTCAAAGCGGTGCCGAACCTCGAAGGGAAGGCCTGGGGCCCCCTTCCAAACCTCGATGGAGCACAGCCGGGGCTGACGGCATGGACCACGGGCCCTGACCGCAACGAGGCTCGTGTCGCACTCGCATGGGGCGACAACCAGTTTCGAGTCTGGGATACCAAGTCTGGTCAGGTGTCGGTCATTCAGGCGTCAAAATCGACCTGGACAGTTTTGCCACTGGACCGCAAACGAGAACGAATCCTGACGGGCGGAAATTCGCAACTCGGGGTATGGCAACTCGCCAATACACCAGCAGGCCATCTGGCGGCATTAAGCAGTACTCAATTTCAAGATTCACAAATCGAATCCTTACGTGGACAACGGATGGATGGAAACGTGAGTGCCGCCGCATTGATTCCTTCGACGAACACACAACCAGCCCGCGCCGCATTCGTCGTGACACGATTCGACACGATTCCCTATTCCTATCGCCTACTGATTGCGACCACGGATTCTCCCATTCAGGCGATTCGAGAAATCGAACTTCCCTGGACAGGAATCAGACGCCCGTCGATTGCCGTATCTCGGGATGGCCGGTCACTGGCCCTTGCCGGACACGAGCGAGCGGAAATCGAGGTCTATGCCACGGAGGATTTGATCGGCGGCAAGCCCCTCAATCCACAGCGTCTCGGAAGCGAAGCTCTGCGATTCCAGGATGCCCAGTTTGTCCGATGCGACGATCGATGGGGTTTGCGATTGAGCCAGTCTCGTCGGGGCGACGCCGAAAGTCCCAATACCAATCCCATGATCTTTGACATCAATCATCGAGACATCCAATCTCCAAATGCACAATGGCGCGTTGCCAATGTCACGAAGTCTGGCTGGTCTGTCGTGGACTATAGGACACCGGGCAAGGTCATCGTCAATCGCCCCGACGATTCCAAGAATCTTGAATTGTCATTGGATGATCAATTCGCTTTGACTGCGATTGCCTTCTGCCCCAAGCCATTTGGTTGCCCGGTTCCTCTACTTGCCATTGCGTCTCAACGGCAAGGCGAATCGCGTTTGCAATTGTTCAATGGGGCCACTGGAGAGCATGTCCGCCAATTCACCGGGCACACAGAAGTCATTCGATCGTTGTCGTTTTCTGAGGACGGGCGCATGCTCCTCTCGGCCGCCGACGATCGAACGGTCAGTGTTTGGACGATCGTCGATCTGGCCGAGAGGAACCTTGGCAAACGAGGCATGATCCGGGGGCTGAGCGTTCAGGAAATTGCGAACAAACTGGTCGTCAAAAGCACGCATCCGGAAATCGATTTGCGACGCGAGGATGAGATCGTCGCAGGAGTCCAGCAAGGTGAGGTCGTTGAATTTGGCTCAAAGAAAGAATTCCATAAATTCATTCGAGATCGAAAACCAGGAGAAACGGTCGAGTTCACAGTCCGGCGCGATGGACAGGTCAAGGCGATGACGTGCCCCGTTGATCAGGCAATCGACGAAGCCAAGCCATTGTTCACATTGTTTGTTATCCCCTCTGAGAATGGACCTGAGTGGGAATGGATCGGTTGGAATCCACTGGGATTCTTTGATTCGCGCGGCGACCGCATCGATCAATGGCTGGGCTGGCACTTCAACACCGGCGAGCCGGAACGACCCGCGACGTTCGCGGTCGTGGGCGAGTACCGTGACAAATTCTTCAATCGTGGAATGCTGCAAAAACTGATCGAACTGCAAAAACTTCCGCCCGCTCAACCGATCGCACCCGACGAACCCAAAGTCACATTCTTTCTGCGTCATCCAGATGGAACGCCACTTCGACTCGACTACGACGACGTCCCGCAACTCGAAACCAATCAAGTTGAAATCGTCGCTGAAGTGAACGGTGTCGCTCCACGGAGAATGCACGAGATCAAATTGCAAGTTGTGGTTGAAAACAATGACCGTTCGAACCAGACCACCATCAACTTCCAGCGTGATCGTGAATCAGAAGATTGGGTCGCCAATCTCACGAACTATCCCTGGACTCGTGGTCCACACAGACTGGTCGTCCAACTCGAAACATCGGAGCGAACGGTCCGATGTATTGGCCGCGCGGACTATCATCCCGCCGCCCCCGAAATCGATTGGAACATTGACCCAACCTGGAAGCGAGATTTCAAGGCGGCGGAAATCACCGTCAATGCCACAGTTACACCAACCGGCGATGAGGCGGACGTTCAACTACTCTTGCTACGACCTGGAATTGAGAATCCGCTTGTCATTCGAAGTTGGAAAGCGCAGTCACAGCTGCAGATTGACGAGAGCGTCACGATTGATCCGGGCGAGAATCGTCTGGAACTTGTCACGTGGAACCGAAACGCACCGCCTGAAGATCGAGAACTTGAGACCACTCGGATTCTCACGTTCGTTCGACGTTCCAATCCACCGACAGCACCAACAATCGAAGTTGACGACAAGATCGTCGCATTGGACGCCACGGGCCAAACAAAAACGCTCACCGCCGATCCCGATGCCCCTGATACGTTTCGAACAGCGTCCCCGCGTGTTCGCTTCCGAGGAAACATCACCGGACAGGCCAGTCTCGATAGCGCCGCTCTCATGCTCGCTGGCGAATTGCAAACTCTCGCAGGATTTGATCCTGGCCAAGATCGGGTCGTCACATTCGACCAAACACTGGCGCTCAAACCGGGCCCCAATTCAGTAATATTGAAGTCGAGTATCGGCGATGCGCAATCCGAAAAGCGGCTGCTCTTCGTCTACGAGCCGCCAGCCCCGCAACTCGTCGAGATGACGGAGTCCGTGAAGGAGATTGATGCTCTCCCACCTGGGCTGGTCCGAATCCCGCATGTTTTCTATTCACGCTATCACGAGCCAATCGCGACAGTGTCGGCACGTCTTGAAGGACTACTCGAACACTCTTACCGCCTGACGCTGCGCATCAACGGCATTGTCCTGAATGACAACCTCCGGATCGATCGAAGCCGACCTGATCAACATCACCTTGAGCTGGCAATCCCGCTTGAGGGAGGGATCAATCAGATCTCGATTCAGGTCCAGAACGACTGGAGTCGTGAAACGGAAAGCAAGCAACTGGAACTCCGCTTTCTCCGCGTTCCTGAAATTGTCTCCGCAGAAGTCCCCGTAAAATTGATCGAGAAGCCGCTGGAACTGAACTGCCTGATTCAGTCCGTCATTCCGCTACGCTCGGCCAGGATTGTCGTCGATGACACCAACGAGATTCCCGGGACACTCTCAGAAGTGGCCGGTCAACCCGGCAACTATCTCCTGCAGGCCCATCGCACCGGTATCGCACATGGCAAACATCTCATTCAAATCACGGCAACCAACGACGAAGGCTCGAACCTCGTCCCATCCCTTCACGAAATGACAGTCGAGCAACCCATTGCACCTCCAAGAATCGAGATTGTCGGCCCGATCTCCAGTACGCCGTCACCGTCCAAGCTGTTCGCTGTTCAATACTCAGTGAAGTCGGTCGCGCCCACGACCGTTAAAACACGATGCCAAGGTGCCGCACAGGGAGAAGTCCGCACATCTTCGATCGACGTGGTTCCCATCGACGGATCGACTGGAATCCTGAACATCGAACTTTTCGATGGCCCCAACGAGATTGAACTGATCGCACACAACAGTGGAGGTTATAGCGAGAAACAAATCGTGACGACGTCTTATGTGACGCATCCGGCCTCGGTCGAGATTGTGAGTATCGACGGACAACGACCGCGATGGCGCGACGGGAAAGGTGTTCTGGATTCGAGTGCCACGAAAGCCCGCATCAAGCTGCAGGGAAAGCTGAAACTCAATAGTCGACCAGACATTGCCCAAAACCTCAAAGCGCGCGTGTGGGTCAATGGATTCCTGCAGACGACCAATGTCATCATGGATTCCGAGGGAGCGACGACGGGGACATTCGCGACCGAACTGACACTCGGACGCCCCAAGAAGAACGAGATCAAAGTTGAAGTCTACGGCGATTCGGGACAGCTCCCTTCACTGTTGGACGCTCCCAAATCGTTGACGCTGGATTGTGACAAGCACGAACGACATCAGGATTTGTACCTGATGCTCCTCGGAACCGGTGACGCCGACGTTCTACGCGAGAGTGCCATGAAGGCGTTGCACGCTCAGACGGATGCAAGGCGATCGGCGGAAGAGACATGGGAATCAGAACTTTTCTCGAATGTTCACGTGTTTAGCGCCCTCAACGTTCGTCCCCTCAAGGCCAACACGCGATTGGATCACCTTGTCAACCGGATGAAAGACAATCGTCGACGCAGTTCCAGCAGCGGGGCGCACACGATTCTCATGATCTACTTTCAAGGACGAATTCACCTGACGGGTGAAGACTTTAAATTCATCACTTACGACAAACAGTCCCCCTCAGAAGAATCGGTCACCGGAAAAGATCTGCAACGGACTCTCAATGACACCTATGGAGCACACTTACTTTTTCTTGATTTGAACCAGAACGATCAAAGCGTCACTCTTCAGGACGTCTGGCCGAAAGCCCCGCAGTTGGGAATTGTCATTTCCAACTGGATGGGCCAGGAACAGCAACCCGGCGAAACACGACTCATCAGCGCCTTAACACATGCGCTTCCACAAATTCGCCTCGTCCGAGAGCTGGCGAGTACGATCGACGATCGCTTCCGCTCGGCCCGCGAACATTTCCCAGGCCGAATCGAAGCGCGAGTAGATCTCTTAAAAGAAGTTCAAGACGTACGAATCGGTGTGGAATAG